One segment of Campylobacter concisus DNA contains the following:
- the rpmI gene encoding 50S ribosomal protein L35: MPKMKTVRGAAKRFKVGKNKIKRGSAFRSHILTKKPSKRMRDLRGPQYVDSTNVPAVRKMLGV, translated from the coding sequence ATGCCAAAGATGAAAACCGTTCGCGGTGCTGCTAAGCGCTTTAAAGTAGGTAAAAATAAGATAAAAAGGGGCTCTGCTTTTAGAAGCCATATCTTAACAAAAAAACCTAGTAAGCGTATGAGAGATTTGCGTGGCCCACAATACGTGGACAGCACAAATGTCCCAGCCGTTCGCAAAATGCTCGGCGTATAA
- a CDS encoding methylenetetrahydrofolate reductase, producing the protein MLKEKILNKEKGLVLYGLTPPKAEFEEAKLCEISERWTRRINDIKADGLVLYEVQDESERNDSERTFEFSGTLSSEIYYKKYLNVATPSIFYRVASGYGEDEFRAALKAQSSNLNVLVGATSSTQKVRLNLARAYEIASEFKELAVGGVCIAERHGKKGDEPQRMREKIAAGAKFFISQAIFDSQLARKFLEDCAAAKISEPIFLTFSTAGNAKTLEFIKWLGVSVPSSVEERLSLSSDYLASSCDIIKEIWCELKKFGDENGLNLSINIESVMAKRAEIEASLELTHKMKEVF; encoded by the coding sequence ATGCTAAAAGAAAAAATTTTAAATAAAGAAAAAGGGCTCGTGCTCTATGGTCTCACACCGCCAAAGGCTGAATTTGAAGAGGCAAAGCTGTGTGAGATCTCAGAGCGCTGGACGAGGCGGATAAATGATATCAAGGCCGACGGGCTTGTGCTTTATGAGGTACAAGACGAGAGCGAGAGAAATGATAGCGAGAGGACATTTGAGTTTAGTGGGACGCTAAGCTCAGAAATTTACTACAAAAAGTACCTAAACGTCGCAACACCTAGTATATTTTACCGCGTGGCTAGCGGATACGGCGAGGATGAATTTCGCGCAGCACTTAAGGCTCAAAGCTCAAATTTAAACGTTCTAGTGGGGGCAACTTCTAGCACGCAAAAAGTGAGGCTAAATTTAGCTCGCGCCTACGAGATCGCTAGCGAATTTAAAGAGTTAGCAGTAGGCGGTGTCTGTATCGCAGAGCGTCACGGCAAAAAGGGCGATGAGCCACAAAGGATGCGTGAAAAGATCGCAGCTGGGGCTAAATTTTTCATATCGCAAGCAATCTTTGACTCACAGCTAGCGCGTAAATTTTTAGAGGATTGCGCGGCTGCAAAGATAAGTGAGCCGATATTTCTGACATTTAGCACAGCTGGCAATGCAAAAACGCTTGAATTTATCAAATGGCTTGGAGTGAGCGTGCCAAGCTCTGTCGAAGAGAGGCTAAGTTTAAGCTCTGACTACCTAGCTAGTAGCTGTGATATCATCAAAGAAATTTGGTGCGAGCTAAAGAAATTTGGCGACGAAAATGGGTTAAATTTAAGCATAAATATAGAAAGTGTAATGGCAAAAAGAGCTGAGATAGAAGCGAGCTTGGAGCTAACACATAAGATGAAAGAGGTGTTTTGA
- a CDS encoding mannose-1-phosphate guanylyltransferase/mannose-6-phosphate isomerase — protein sequence MTNILLCGGSGTRLWPISRTLMPKQFIKLFDDRSLFQLTALRNSEICDNTFMITNIDHYYLAMDQIENLNITNFKYLLEPVGRNTAPAITLACLALDPNEIVLVTPSDHLIKEIKAYHISVKSAKELAEQNFLVTFGIKPRSPETGFGYIESYNGDVKAFYEKPDYERAVKFLKDQNFYWNSGMFVFKAGVFLDQMKTFAPEILEACKLAFDNAKKDEIDIKIDVIDMQNIPQNSIDYAVMEKSDIVKMVALDASWSDLGSFDSLDEQLQKDINGNTINSDLVQINSHNNLVLSSGKKIALIDVDDLTIVDTKDALLISKKSSSQKVKNVVEILKEESSELCNAHITTNRPWGNYTVLENQDGYKIKIIEVKPGKRLSLQKHFHRNEHWIVLSGSATVTIGETTRLVCPNESIYIKMGEVHRLSNEGKIPVVLIEAQVGEYTGEDDIIRLDDDFKR from the coding sequence ATGACAAATATATTATTATGTGGTGGTTCTGGTACGAGGTTGTGGCCTATTAGCAGGACTTTGATGCCAAAACAATTTATTAAATTATTTGATGACAGGTCACTTTTTCAGCTAACTGCACTACGAAATAGTGAAATTTGTGACAATACATTTATGATTACAAATATCGATCACTACTACTTGGCGATGGATCAGATAGAGAATTTAAATATCACAAATTTTAAATATCTACTTGAGCCAGTCGGTAGAAATACTGCACCAGCGATCACATTAGCTTGCCTCGCACTTGATCCAAATGAGATTGTTTTAGTAACGCCATCGGATCATTTGATAAAAGAGATTAAAGCATACCACATAAGCGTAAAATCCGCAAAGGAGCTGGCAGAGCAAAATTTTTTGGTTACTTTTGGCATAAAGCCAAGGTCGCCTGAGACAGGATTTGGATATATAGAGAGCTATAATGGTGATGTGAAGGCTTTTTATGAAAAGCCAGACTATGAAAGGGCAGTGAAATTTCTAAAAGATCAAAATTTCTACTGGAATTCAGGTATGTTTGTCTTTAAGGCAGGCGTTTTCTTGGATCAGATGAAAACTTTTGCTCCTGAGATACTTGAAGCATGTAAATTAGCTTTTGATAACGCAAAAAAAGACGAAATTGATATCAAGATAGATGTTATTGACATGCAAAATATTCCGCAAAATAGCATAGATTATGCTGTGATGGAAAAGTCTGATATCGTAAAAATGGTAGCCCTAGATGCATCTTGGAGTGATCTTGGAAGTTTTGATAGTTTGGATGAGCAGCTACAAAAAGATATCAATGGAAACACAATAAATAGCGATCTGGTGCAGATAAATTCTCACAATAATCTAGTCCTATCTAGTGGTAAAAAAATAGCTTTGATAGATGTTGATGATCTAACTATAGTTGATACAAAAGATGCTCTTTTAATATCTAAAAAATCCTCTAGCCAAAAAGTAAAAAATGTGGTGGAAATTTTAAAAGAGGAGAGCTCTGAGCTTTGTAATGCCCATATTACGACAAATAGGCCTTGGGGAAACTACACTGTCCTTGAAAATCAAGATGGTTATAAGATAAAGATAATAGAGGTAAAACCTGGCAAAAGGCTATCTTTGCAAAAGCATTTTCATAGAAATGAGCACTGGATAGTACTATCAGGTAGTGCCACCGTTACGATAGGTGAGACAACTAGACTCGTTTGTCCTAATGAGTCTATCTATATAAAAATGGGCGAAGTTCATAGGCTGTCTAATGAAGGAAAAATTCCTGTGGTTTTGATAGAAGCTCAGGTCGGTGAATATACAGGTGAAGATGATATAATTCGCCTAGACGATGATTTTAAAAGGTGA
- the dapF gene encoding diaminopimelate epimerase, translating into MQVSKYNASGNDFVIFHTFLSKDRSELARQICSRTNGVGADGLIVLLPYEKGVKWEFYNSDGSYAAMCGNGSRAAARYAYLNGLVSSNDFVLLTGSGEVMASVKNECVEVVLTSPKILSEPLNENGKTWYFYDTGVPHLVNFTQNLEEFDVKECRALRQKYNANVNLAKFEGGALKVRTYERGVEDETLACGTGMAACFYGATLNLNAAQCLKVYPKSGEELGLRLENGKILFSGAVKHCFDTSIEI; encoded by the coding sequence ATGCAAGTTTCAAAGTACAACGCTAGTGGCAACGATTTTGTAATATTTCATACATTTTTGAGTAAAGATAGAAGTGAGCTAGCAAGGCAAATTTGCAGCAGAACGAACGGTGTGGGAGCTGATGGGCTCATCGTGCTTTTGCCTTACGAAAAGGGCGTGAAATGGGAGTTTTACAACAGCGACGGAAGCTACGCTGCGATGTGTGGCAACGGCTCGCGCGCGGCTGCTAGATATGCCTATCTAAATGGTCTTGTTAGTTCAAACGATTTTGTCTTGCTAACTGGTAGTGGCGAGGTTATGGCAAGTGTGAAAAACGAGTGTGTCGAGGTTGTACTAACAAGTCCAAAGATTTTAAGCGAGCCGCTAAATGAAAACGGCAAAACTTGGTATTTTTATGATACTGGCGTGCCTCACCTTGTAAATTTTACACAAAATTTAGAGGAATTTGACGTCAAAGAGTGCAGGGCGCTTCGTCAAAAATACAATGCAAATGTAAATTTGGCCAAATTTGAGGGTGGAGCTTTAAAGGTGAGAACCTACGAAAGGGGCGTAGAGGACGAGACGCTAGCTTGTGGCACTGGTATGGCGGCTTGCTTTTACGGCGCTACTTTAAATTTAAATGCAGCGCAATGCCTAAAAGTCTATCCAAAAAGCGGCGAGGAGCTTGGACTTAGGCTTGAAAACGGCAAAATTTTATTTAGTGGAGCGGTGAAACACTGCTTTGATACGAGTATTGAAATTTAG
- a CDS encoding C69 family dipeptidase, which produces MKGKIIASIVAMSAILGTSSLACTTILVGDKASNDGSMLVARSADSKAVKAQVFLIHPAKKNQTGMHSSKAHDGANDFTYPLPKDGMRYTTVANSHTKLHGAVGYNEAGVGLSGTETIYAKDELLKIDPYNEESGITEDDIPDVLLPRMKSAKEGVKLLGEIVETKGAGEGFGVVFIDANELWYFETGTGHKWIASKIPQDEYFVTANQGRLHAYKENDPNFMGAKDVIKFAIDNKTYDPAKDGEFNFTKAYTRDDERDVTYNYPRVCWVQSMFNPSLKQDFADGQKFPVFLKPEKKLSVEDLKAAMRAHYNGTAFDNYASKDEDKKNVYRAISVFRTYESHVMQVRPWLPKEIGRVTYVALGMADLSVYLPYYEGLDGFIKGYSDGSYDADDTSIYWVYRKLQTLVMTDYEKYSPVVKEAYAKFEKELAVKQAKFEDEYVKLYKKDKKKADKLLNEFSQKTMQEAKDLTQELTNKVFTMLTADMDAKLKSLNKGKKD; this is translated from the coding sequence ATGAAAGGCAAAATTATTGCATCAATCGTCGCTATGAGTGCGATTTTAGGCACAAGTAGCTTGGCATGCACTACTATTTTAGTAGGAGATAAAGCTTCAAACGATGGCTCTATGTTAGTCGCCAGGAGCGCAGACAGCAAGGCTGTAAAGGCGCAAGTCTTTTTGATCCATCCAGCAAAGAAAAACCAAACTGGCATGCATAGCTCAAAAGCCCATGACGGCGCAAATGACTTTACATATCCGCTTCCAAAAGATGGCATGAGATATACAACTGTTGCAAATTCGCACACAAAACTTCATGGAGCAGTTGGCTACAACGAGGCAGGGGTTGGACTAAGCGGCACTGAGACCATTTACGCAAAAGATGAGCTTTTAAAGATCGACCCATATAACGAAGAGAGTGGCATCACAGAAGATGACATCCCAGACGTGCTTTTGCCACGTATGAAGAGTGCAAAAGAGGGCGTTAAGCTCCTTGGCGAGATAGTTGAGACAAAAGGCGCTGGAGAGGGCTTTGGCGTGGTATTTATCGATGCAAACGAGCTTTGGTACTTTGAGACAGGTACAGGCCATAAATGGATCGCTTCAAAGATCCCACAAGATGAGTACTTTGTCACTGCAAACCAAGGCAGACTTCACGCTTATAAAGAGAATGATCCAAATTTCATGGGCGCAAAAGATGTTATCAAATTTGCGATTGACAACAAAACTTACGACCCTGCAAAAGATGGCGAATTTAACTTTACAAAGGCCTATACAAGGGACGATGAGAGGGATGTGACCTACAACTACCCACGCGTTTGCTGGGTTCAAAGCATGTTTAACCCAAGTCTAAAACAAGACTTCGCCGATGGTCAGAAATTTCCAGTATTTTTAAAACCAGAGAAAAAACTAAGTGTTGAAGACCTAAAAGCTGCGATGAGAGCCCACTACAACGGCACTGCGTTTGATAACTACGCCAGCAAAGATGAAGATAAGAAAAACGTCTACCGCGCTATAAGTGTCTTTAGAACATACGAGTCTCACGTCATGCAGGTGCGCCCATGGCTACCAAAAGAGATCGGCCGTGTGACTTACGTAGCTCTTGGCATGGCTGATCTTAGCGTTTATTTGCCGTATTATGAGGGGCTTGATGGCTTTATAAAAGGCTACTCAGATGGCTCTTATGACGCTGATGATACTTCGATATACTGGGTTTATAGAAAGCTTCAAACACTTGTGATGACCGATTATGAGAAGTATTCGCCAGTGGTTAAAGAGGCTTACGCCAAATTTGAAAAAGAGTTGGCGGTAAAGCAGGCTAAATTTGAAGATGAGTACGTAAAGCTTTATAAAAAAGATAAGAAAAAAGCGGACAAACTCCTAAATGAATTTAGCCAAAAGACAATGCAAGAGGCAAAGGATCTAACTCAGGAGCTTACAAACAAAGTCTTTACTATGCTTACAGCTGATATGGACGCTAAGCTAAAATCTCTAAATAAAGGCAAAAAAGACTAA
- the coaE gene encoding dephospho-CoA kinase (Dephospho-CoA kinase (CoaE) performs the final step in coenzyme A biosynthesis.): MQKFPNAYVVTGSIASGKSTAINLLKKRGFSVIDADVIAHEQLEICKCEIVEFFGEQILDEVGKIDRQKLGAIVFNDPKKLKILEQILHPKIKEEILSRATNLECLGQVYFVDIPLFFEKEDRYAEFKNIAVIYAPKELLLSRLMSRNGLSLEDAKARVELQMDIEQKRKRANFIIDNSDDKKNLEQELEKFLRQICG, from the coding sequence TTGCAGAAATTTCCAAACGCTTATGTCGTCACAGGCTCGATCGCTAGCGGTAAAAGCACGGCTATAAATTTGCTAAAAAAACGAGGCTTTAGTGTGATTGATGCGGACGTGATCGCTCATGAACAGCTTGAAATTTGTAAATGTGAGATAGTAGAATTTTTTGGCGAGCAAATTTTAGACGAAGTTGGCAAGATCGATCGTCAAAAACTTGGTGCCATTGTTTTTAATGATCCAAAAAAATTAAAAATTTTAGAGCAAATTTTGCATCCAAAGATAAAGGAAGAAATTTTATCTCGTGCTACGAATCTTGAGTGCTTGGGGCAGGTTTATTTTGTCGATATTCCTTTGTTTTTTGAAAAAGAGGATCGATACGCTGAGTTTAAAAATATAGCTGTGATCTATGCGCCAAAAGAGCTTTTGCTAAGCCGCTTAATGAGCCGAAATGGTCTAAGTTTAGAGGACGCAAAAGCAAGAGTGGAGCTTCAGATGGATATCGAGCAAAAGCGAAAAAGGGCAAATTTTATCATAGATAATAGTGATGATAAAAAAAATTTAGAGCAAGAACTAGAGAAATTTCTAAGGCAAATTTGCGGCTAG
- the metE gene encoding 5-methyltetrahydropteroyltriglutamate--homocysteine S-methyltransferase, whose protein sequence is MIKSYVLGFPRIGEKRELKRALEGFWAGKEGFSEENLQETAKTLRQRHWKYQQDAGISAISVNDFSFYDLMLDNIIAFGATPPRFANLSGLEQYFACSRGNKNGVAMEMTKWFNTNYHYIVPELSSESKFSLKADKILNEYKEAKANGVKGKVNLIGPITFLALSKTTDGSCPFKHLDALVGEYKKLLEQISKLDDEILVQFDEPIFVTDKNESDLLPLITKVYNELTGVVSNIKIVFATYFEHAIKAVSEVAKTKIYGIALDFIHGKRNFEVLETIKNSHLTLFAGVIDGRNIWKSNIDEKVKLVREISEKIGGKDFYIGTSCSLLHVPYTLKYEENLNPEIKSWLSFAVEKLDEIKIITKLANGENLNDAEAKIYEENKNAVKTRATSKLIHSESVQNRIKNLSKFERDEKFEDRIKIQRETLKYGILPTTTIGSFPQTVDLRVLRQNFKKGEIDAAAYEAGIKKYIDHCVKFQEDIGLDVLVHGEPERNDMVEYFGEQISGYAFSQNGWVQSYGSRCVKPPLLFGDVSRPEPMTVKWMKYAQSITKHVMKGMLTGPVTMLNWSFVRDDLPRSEVAKQLALCIYDEIADLQNAGIRVIQVDEAAFKEGYPLRAENIPAYEKFAVDCFKLSVSSAEAKTQIHTHMCYSEFNDIIKTIEAMDADVISIETARSGNELLKIFKAVGYKQEVGPGVYDIHSPRVPSVEEIVAQIKALLEVLPKEQLWINPDCGLKTRKWEEVEPSLKNMVEAVKIVRGL, encoded by the coding sequence ATGATAAAAAGTTATGTTTTAGGTTTTCCAAGAATCGGAGAGAAAAGAGAGTTAAAGCGCGCGTTAGAGGGCTTTTGGGCTGGTAAAGAGGGCTTTAGTGAAGAAAATTTGCAAGAGACTGCAAAGACACTTCGCCAAAGACACTGGAAATATCAACAAGACGCTGGTATTTCGGCTATTAGCGTTAATGATTTTTCGTTTTACGACCTAATGCTTGATAACATCATCGCTTTTGGCGCGACACCTCCAAGATTTGCAAATTTAAGCGGCTTAGAGCAATATTTTGCTTGCTCAAGAGGCAACAAAAATGGTGTTGCGATGGAGATGACAAAGTGGTTTAACACAAACTACCACTACATCGTGCCAGAGCTTAGCAGCGAGAGTAAATTTAGCCTAAAAGCGGACAAAATTTTAAATGAATACAAAGAGGCGAAGGCTAACGGCGTAAAAGGCAAGGTAAATTTGATCGGTCCTATCACATTTTTGGCCCTTTCAAAGACGACTGACGGCAGTTGCCCATTTAAGCACCTTGACGCGCTTGTAGGCGAGTATAAAAAGCTACTTGAGCAAATTTCTAAGCTTGATGATGAAATTTTAGTGCAGTTTGACGAGCCGATCTTTGTAACTGACAAAAATGAAAGCGATCTTTTGCCACTTATCACAAAGGTTTATAACGAGCTAACAGGCGTTGTTAGCAACATCAAGATCGTGTTTGCGACATATTTTGAGCATGCGATTAAAGCAGTTAGCGAAGTGGCTAAAACTAAAATTTACGGCATCGCACTTGACTTCATCCATGGCAAGAGAAATTTCGAAGTACTTGAGACTATCAAAAACAGCCATTTGACGCTATTTGCTGGCGTGATCGACGGCAGAAATATCTGGAAAAGCAACATCGATGAAAAAGTAAAACTTGTTCGTGAAATTTCAGAGAAAATAGGAGGCAAAGACTTTTACATCGGTACTTCGTGCTCGCTTCTTCACGTACCATACACGCTAAAATATGAAGAGAATTTAAACCCTGAGATCAAAAGCTGGCTAAGCTTTGCGGTTGAGAAGCTTGATGAGATCAAGATCATCACAAAACTAGCAAACGGCGAGAATCTAAACGATGCTGAGGCAAAAATTTATGAAGAAAATAAAAATGCCGTTAAAACTCGCGCCACTTCAAAGCTCATCCACTCTGAAAGTGTTCAAAACCGCATTAAAAATTTAAGCAAATTTGAGCGTGATGAGAAATTTGAAGATCGCATCAAAATTCAACGCGAAACACTAAAATACGGCATCTTACCAACAACAACGATAGGTAGCTTCCCTCAAACGGTTGATCTTCGCGTACTTCGCCAAAATTTCAAAAAAGGCGAGATCGACGCGGCTGCTTATGAAGCAGGTATCAAAAAATATATCGATCACTGCGTGAAATTCCAAGAAGATATCGGCCTAGACGTGCTAGTACATGGTGAGCCAGAGAGAAACGACATGGTTGAGTACTTTGGCGAGCAGATCAGCGGATACGCATTTAGCCAAAATGGCTGGGTACAAAGCTACGGCAGCCGCTGCGTCAAGCCACCACTTCTCTTTGGTGACGTAAGCCGCCCAGAGCCGATGACTGTTAAATGGATGAAATATGCTCAAAGTATCACAAAACACGTAATGAAGGGCATGCTAACAGGTCCTGTGACCATGCTAAACTGGAGCTTTGTGCGTGATGATCTGCCAAGAAGCGAGGTAGCAAAACAGCTCGCACTTTGTATCTATGACGAGATCGCAGACCTTCAAAACGCAGGCATCAGAGTGATCCAAGTCGATGAGGCAGCGTTTAAAGAGGGCTATCCGCTAAGAGCTGAAAATATACCAGCTTATGAGAAATTTGCGGTTGATTGCTTCAAGCTTTCAGTAAGCTCAGCTGAGGCAAAAACCCAGATCCACACGCATATGTGCTACTCTGAATTTAACGATATTATTAAGACTATCGAAGCTATGGATGCTGATGTTATTAGTATCGAGACTGCAAGAAGTGGCAACGAGCTACTTAAAATTTTCAAAGCCGTTGGCTACAAACAAGAGGTCGGACCTGGCGTTTACGACATCCACAGTCCACGCGTGCCAAGTGTCGAGGAGATCGTCGCTCAGATCAAAGCTCTGCTTGAAGTCTTACCAAAAGAGCAACTCTGGATCAACCCAGACTGCGGCCTAAAAACCAGAAAATGGGAAGAGGTCGAGCCAAGCCTTAAAAACATGGTAGAAGCTGTCAAGATCGTAAGAGGTCTATAA
- the rplT gene encoding 50S ribosomal protein L20, which translates to MARVKTGVVRRRRHKKVLKLARGFFSARHKHFRKAKEQLERSLVYAYRDRRQKKRDFRRLWIVRINAACRLNDISYSRFINGLNKANIELDRKILADLAMNDAKAFAALAKQAKDALK; encoded by the coding sequence ATGGCAAGAGTAAAAACAGGCGTAGTTAGAAGAAGACGCCATAAGAAAGTTTTAAAGCTAGCACGTGGTTTTTTCAGTGCTAGACATAAACACTTTAGAAAAGCTAAAGAGCAACTAGAGAGAAGTTTAGTTTATGCATACCGTGACAGACGCCAGAAAAAACGTGATTTCAGACGTTTATGGATCGTTCGTATCAACGCAGCTTGCAGACTAAACGACATTAGCTATTCAAGATTTATCAACGGCTTAAACAAAGCTAACATAGAACTTGATAGAAAAATTTTAGCTGATCTAGCTATGAATGACGCGAAGGCATTTGCGGCACTTGCAAAACAAGCAAAAGATGCTTTAAAATAA